The window TGTACTATCAGCTCTATGAGATGAATCACGCTGCGCTTCAGCCTGCGCGCGCCTATGCGGACGCCGTCCGCATGTTCTACCAGAACCCGCTCAATCCCCTTGCAGCCACGCCGTGGGGCCGCTCGGTCGCTGCGACGGCGGAAGTGTTCGAGCGCACCACGCGCCGCTATGGCAAGCCGAGCTTCGGCATCAACAGCGTCAAGCTCGATTTCCAGGAAGTGGCGGTTGCTGAAAAGACCGTCTGGTCGAAGCCGTTCTGCAATCTGATCAATTTTCAGCGCGACGTGCCGAAATCGCGCAAGGCGGACCCCAAGCTTCTCATCGTCGCGCCGATGTCGGGCCACTACGCGACCCTGTTGCGCGGTACGGTCGAGGCCATGGCGCAGCACGCCGACGTCTACATCACGGACTGGATCGACGCGCGCATGGTGCCGCTGGCCGAGGGCCGTTTCGATCTCGACGACTATGTCGACTACGTGATCGAGATGCTTCACCATCTCGGTCCCGATACGCATGTGATGGCCGTGTGCCAGCCTTCGGTGCCCGTGCTGGCGGCTGTTGCAGTGATGGAAGCGCGCGGCGACCGTTTCGCGCCGGCGTCGATGACGCTGATGGGCGGGCCGATCGATACGCGCCGCAACCCGACCGCGGTGAACGTGCTCGCCGAGGAAAAGGGCATCGACTGGTTCCGCGACAACGTCATCATGCAGGTGCCGTGGCCGAATCCGGGCTTCCTGCGCGATGTCTATCCCGGCTTCCTTCAACTCTCGGGATTCATGAGCATGAACCTCGATCGCCATCTGATCGCGCAGAAGGATTTCTTCGTCCATCTCGTCAAGGACGATGGCGATTCCGCCGAAAAACATCGCGACTTCTATGACGAATATCTCGCCGTGATGGATTTGACGGCCGAATTTTACCTGCAGACGGTCGAAACCGTCTTTGTGCGCCAGGATTTGCCCAAGGGGCGGATGAAGCATCGGGGCGAACCGGTGGACCCGGCGGCGATCAGAAACGTCGCGCTGTTCACCGTCGAGGGCGAGAACGACGACATTTCAGGCATCGGCCAGACGCAGGCCGCGCACGATCTGTGCGTCAATATCCCCGACGAGATGCGCGCGCATTACATGCAGCCCAAGGTCGGGCATTACGGCGTGTTCAACGGGTCGCGTTTCCGCTCCGAAATCGTGCCGCGCATCGTGGACTTCATGACAAGCCGGGCAACCCCTGCGCGCTCGTCGGCAAAACCACGCCTTGTGAAGAGCTGAGAACGCCCATCGAACGCGAGGTTTTGGGGCTTCCGGAGCCCTCTGTTCGCTTGTCGCGTGAAGGCCCGCCCACACAGGTCGGACGCCTCAAAGGCCGCCTGATTTATGTGCAGGCACCTGTGTGATGGAAGACACAGTGCTTTCGTAACGCTAACCATCCCCTTGAACTCCTCCTTTCGGCCGATTGACTCCGGCGGCGAACGCCATTTAACTTTTCTTTAACGATCAAAAGAATCGGTGAAGTCGGGGGTTTGGGCGATATGAGAGCCACGCATGGCAGGTGGCGGCTGTGGCCGCTCGCGGCCGCGGCGCTGTTCTTCGCGGCGGCGACGGGGACGACGACCGAAGCTTCGGGCGTCGGATCGATGATCACTGGGGGATACACCTCCCAGCCGATCGGCCATTATGATTTTTGCCGTACCAATCCCTCGGAATGCTCTATCCGGCCGCGCGATTCCGGCCCCGCGATCCTGACCGAGCCTCTCAAGGCGATGATCCTGCGCGTCAACGCCGCGGTCAACAAAGCCGTGAAGCCGATGAGCGACTTCGATATCTACGGCAAGGACGAGGTCTGGGCCTATCCGGTGAACAATGTCGGCGATTGCGAGGACTATGTGCTGGAAAAGCGCCGGCAACTTGCAGAGAAGGGCATGTCCCTGTCGAACCTTCTGATCACCGTGGTGCGCAAGCGCGACGGCGAAGGCCACGCGGTTCTGACGGTCCGCACCGATCGCGGGGATATGGTTCTCGACAATCTGAGCAACGAAATGCGCCTCTGGCACAAGACCGGCTACCGCTTCCTGAAGCGGCAGGCTTCGGTCCATACGGGTCGCTGGGTGACGCTTCGCGAAGACCAGAACATGCTCGTCGGAGCTCTGGAGTAGCGCGGGCCGTAGCCACCCACGGGCTAT is drawn from Mesorhizobium sp. CAU 1732 and contains these coding sequences:
- a CDS encoding polyhydroxyalkanoate depolymerase; translated protein: MYYQLYEMNHAALQPARAYADAVRMFYQNPLNPLAATPWGRSVAATAEVFERTTRRYGKPSFGINSVKLDFQEVAVAEKTVWSKPFCNLINFQRDVPKSRKADPKLLIVAPMSGHYATLLRGTVEAMAQHADVYITDWIDARMVPLAEGRFDLDDYVDYVIEMLHHLGPDTHVMAVCQPSVPVLAAVAVMEARGDRFAPASMTLMGGPIDTRRNPTAVNVLAEEKGIDWFRDNVIMQVPWPNPGFLRDVYPGFLQLSGFMSMNLDRHLIAQKDFFVHLVKDDGDSAEKHRDFYDEYLAVMDLTAEFYLQTVETVFVRQDLPKGRMKHRGEPVDPAAIRNVALFTVEGENDDISGIGQTQAAHDLCVNIPDEMRAHYMQPKVGHYGVFNGSRFRSEIVPRIVDFMTSRATPARSSAKPRLVKS
- a CDS encoding transglutaminase-like cysteine peptidase, with the protein product MITGGYTSQPIGHYDFCRTNPSECSIRPRDSGPAILTEPLKAMILRVNAAVNKAVKPMSDFDIYGKDEVWAYPVNNVGDCEDYVLEKRRQLAEKGMSLSNLLITVVRKRDGEGHAVLTVRTDRGDMVLDNLSNEMRLWHKTGYRFLKRQASVHTGRWVTLREDQNMLVGALE